One genomic segment of Brevibacillus laterosporus LMG 15441 includes these proteins:
- a CDS encoding DUF309 domain-containing protein, which produces MYPSAYVTFLLHFHTDRDYFECHEVLEEYWKSLPPDKRTSTWVCLIQVAVALYHHRRGNFNGAIKLLQNASSLAISNKAELLHLGINVDLFTQLLQERLQSVLAKEPYVSLNLPLADKNLLKQCQKLANHRGLTFGNIDTPADEYLVHKHTLRDRNEVIMERHLSLTQKKNQNNS; this is translated from the coding sequence ATGTATCCTTCTGCTTATGTAACATTTCTACTGCATTTTCATACTGATCGAGATTATTTTGAATGCCATGAGGTTTTAGAGGAATATTGGAAATCACTTCCTCCAGACAAACGTACCTCTACCTGGGTATGTCTCATTCAGGTAGCCGTTGCCCTCTATCATCATCGCCGTGGCAATTTTAATGGCGCAATTAAATTACTGCAAAATGCCTCCTCCTTAGCGATTTCAAATAAGGCTGAGCTACTTCATTTAGGCATAAACGTGGATTTGTTTACACAGCTTCTACAAGAACGACTACAATCTGTATTAGCGAAGGAACCATATGTCAGCTTGAATCTTCCCTTAGCTGACAAAAACCTTCTGAAGCAGTGTCAAAAGCTAGCTAATCATCGTGGATTAACCTTCGGCAATATCGATACCCCTGCTGATGAATATCTTGTACACAAGCATACCCTACGTGACCGTAACGAGGTTATCATGGAGCGCCATCTTAGCCTCACTCAAAAGAAAAACCAGAACAATTCGTGA
- a CDS encoding MFS transporter: MVIILSRNKSYLCLVIGEVIAGTGMWIGIIGNLKFLQHLFDSDFLKGLLLMVGLFVSLFFSPKAGEWIDRFSKKNVLFYATWIRCLAPICMLFAIHYDSVGWMIASSIFIQLAATFYQPAAQASIPLIVPSEELLRANGFYVNASTLARIGGTAIGGILIGFMQLWTLYSITLACYFVLILFILPVHIPVINSLKTAGRVIKMPFREVFSLLKSDRTLSLGLTNALVVSYFVGGSNLLVINFSEMFAVPGLMGWIYTTEGLTALIAGILVKRFFGKTNLVMSSTLFLFLLALSQIGMALSYGLVPLLLSYTLFGFCFGTVVPLTATLFQKQLPAESRGRFFSFKTMLDRTWFLLALAGTGLCLDLMGIHAYLFLMGFASLVVGALSYYYGKRHALDVRQVTEAPPVKMA, from the coding sequence GTGGTCATTATTTTATCACGGAATAAATCTTACTTATGCTTAGTTATAGGTGAGGTTATAGCTGGTACAGGGATGTGGATTGGAATCATCGGGAACCTAAAGTTTTTGCAACATTTATTCGATTCCGATTTTTTGAAGGGGTTATTATTGATGGTGGGGCTTTTTGTCAGTCTGTTCTTTTCTCCTAAAGCAGGAGAATGGATTGATCGCTTTTCCAAAAAGAACGTATTGTTTTATGCGACTTGGATACGATGTTTAGCTCCCATTTGTATGCTATTTGCGATTCATTACGATTCTGTAGGCTGGATGATCGCTTCATCGATCTTTATCCAGTTGGCCGCCACCTTTTATCAACCAGCCGCTCAAGCATCTATTCCGTTAATCGTGCCCTCAGAAGAATTACTTCGTGCCAACGGATTTTATGTAAATGCTTCCACACTCGCAAGGATTGGTGGAACGGCGATCGGTGGAATCCTAATTGGTTTTATGCAGCTTTGGACGCTTTATAGCATTACACTAGCTTGCTATTTTGTTCTTATTCTTTTTATTCTTCCTGTTCATATTCCTGTAATCAACTCATTAAAAACGGCTGGAAGGGTTATTAAAATGCCCTTTCGAGAAGTTTTTTCCCTGCTTAAATCAGATCGAACATTAAGTCTGGGTCTTACAAATGCACTGGTTGTCTCGTATTTTGTAGGCGGCTCCAATCTCTTAGTTATTAATTTCAGTGAAATGTTTGCAGTACCAGGGCTGATGGGCTGGATTTATACGACTGAAGGACTCACAGCACTCATTGCAGGCATATTGGTCAAACGCTTTTTTGGAAAAACCAATCTAGTCATGTCATCAACGCTTTTTCTATTTTTACTGGCTCTGTCTCAAATCGGGATGGCTCTGTCGTATGGTTTGGTTCCATTGCTTTTATCTTATACGCTATTCGGGTTCTGTTTTGGGACGGTTGTGCCTCTTACTGCCACCCTGTTTCAAAAGCAATTACCTGCTGAATCACGTGGCCGCTTCTTCTCCTTTAAAACCATGCTGGATCGGACCTGGTTCCTACTAGCATTGGCTGGTACGGGATTGTGCCTTGATCTCATGGGCATTCACGCATACCTTTTCCTAATGGGCTTTGCTTCCCTTGTTGTCGGTGCTCTGTCCTATTACTATGGAAAGCGACATGCTCTAGATGTCAGACAGGTTACAGAAGCACCACCTGTTAAAATGGCATAG
- a CDS encoding YjzC family protein has protein sequence MGEHSRFREGEKSPKNQVYIEIGETGSGVEDPMIISLKKGEKFPSTRNKNRVWTQK, from the coding sequence ATGGGCGAACATAGCCGATTTCGTGAAGGAGAAAAATCACCGAAAAATCAAGTCTATATCGAAATTGGAGAAACAGGGTCAGGTGTAGAGGACCCCATGATTATTTCCCTAAAAAAGGGGGAGAAATTCCCTTCTACCCGAAATAAAAATCGTGTATGGACACAAAAGTAA
- a CDS encoding CcdC family protein has translation MNTILGISPTVVSILIGLFMATTVILVRLRSAKKPISTRKIIIPPVAMSTGFAMFHYPGVPTPISYDFIAFFIGCLFSIPLILSSRFEQVGNHVFLRRSNAFIVILFVLLVIRLGIKIWVGDTFTPMQTAGLFFVLAYGMILPWRVAMLYMYKRLIK, from the coding sequence ATGAATACAATTCTTGGCATCTCCCCTACAGTCGTTAGCATACTGATTGGTTTATTCATGGCGACCACTGTCATTCTTGTTCGGTTGCGTTCAGCAAAAAAGCCTATATCTACACGTAAGATTATTATCCCACCCGTGGCTATGTCTACAGGGTTTGCTATGTTTCATTATCCGGGCGTACCAACACCTATCAGCTATGATTTTATCGCTTTCTTTATTGGGTGTTTGTTCTCTATTCCGCTCATTTTGTCTTCCCGCTTTGAACAAGTAGGGAATCATGTCTTTTTGCGTCGTTCCAATGCGTTTATCGTGATTTTGTTTGTTCTGCTAGTCATTCGACTCGGGATTAAAATCTGGGTCGGTGATACATTTACTCCGATGCAGACAGCAGGTTTATTCTTTGTCCTTGCTTACGGCATGATTCTTCCGTGGCGAGTTGCCATGCTCTATATGTATAAAAGACTAATTAAATAA
- a CDS encoding CPBP family intramembrane glutamic endopeptidase: protein MLHTNKADKRRRQPLLMLICYSCFATLTIFYGLVERHSLFITFIGFHLVTCLIIPIFHAYWEGNLAIKWREAWGLHRQQERKLKGIWWGIISGVLLFILICLGFYILLWTGVSTEWMRNKLFSWGLTEETKWWFALYMTIGNSLFEEMLWRGFLLERLLYKMQLFKAALLSSFFYSLYHCIIGVTLFGIKAGLVATFLVFMTGVFWAWLRRRYQSIYPTWISHLFADWALMYTMLRNVL from the coding sequence ATGTTGCATACAAACAAAGCTGACAAACGAAGAAGACAGCCTTTATTAATGCTGATATGCTATAGCTGCTTTGCCACCCTCACCATATTTTATGGATTAGTTGAAAGGCACAGCTTATTTATTACCTTTATTGGCTTTCATCTTGTAACCTGTCTAATCATCCCTATTTTTCATGCCTATTGGGAGGGGAATCTGGCGATAAAGTGGCGAGAAGCATGGGGCTTGCATAGACAACAGGAAAGAAAGCTAAAAGGTATTTGGTGGGGCATTATCTCGGGTGTTTTATTGTTTATCCTGATTTGCCTTGGATTTTATATATTGCTATGGACAGGGGTATCTACAGAGTGGATGAGAAATAAGCTATTTTCTTGGGGATTAACCGAAGAAACGAAGTGGTGGTTTGCCCTATATATGACCATTGGCAACTCTCTTTTTGAAGAAATGCTGTGGAGGGGCTTTCTACTCGAACGCCTACTTTATAAGATGCAGCTATTTAAAGCCGCTTTACTTAGCAGTTTTTTTTATTCGCTGTATCATTGTATCATTGGAGTAACTTTGTTCGGTATAAAGGCTGGGCTGGTCGCTACGTTTCTGGTTTTTATGACTGGCGTGTTTTGGGCATGGTTAAGGAGAAGGTATCAAAGTATTTATCCGACATGGATCAGTCATTTATTTGCTGATTGGGCCTTGATGTACACGATGCTACGAAATGTCCTGTAA